Below is a window of Mycobacterium dioxanotrophicus DNA.
CCGGCCGCCTCGCCGGCAGCGTACAGCCCGGGCAGTGCAGTGCCGTCCTCGCGCAGCACCCGGGAGTCCAAGTCGGTTTCCAAGCCACCCAAGGACTTTCGGGTGAGGATGTGCAGTTTGACGGCGATCAGGGGGCCGGCTTCCGGATCGGTGAGCCGGTGCGGTGCGACGACGCGACCCAGCCGGTCACCGAGGTAGCCACGCGCTGCGCGGATCGCGGTGATCTGTCCGTCCTTGGTGTAGCGGTTGGCCACTTCGCGGTCGCGGGCGGTGACCTCGGCGGCAACCGTTGCGTAGTCGAGTCCGATGACATCGGGGACCGTGTTCATCGCGGATACCAACTCGCGCAAGGTATCTGCGCTGACGAAGTCGACGCCGCGGTCGACGAACGCCTGGACCGGAGCGGGGGCGCCGCGCCTGACCCGCGCCAGCACGTCCCGCACGCTGCGGTCGGTCAGATCGGGATTCTGTTCCTGACCCGAGAGCGCGAACTCCTTGGCGATGATCCGGGCGTTGAGGATGAACCACGTGTAGTCCTGCCCGGTTCGGCAGATGTGCTCCAATGTGCCGAGGGTGTCGAAACCGGGGTACAGCGGCACCGGTAGGCGTCTTCCGTTGGCGTCCAACCACAGTGACGAAGGACCGGGCAGGATGCGGATGCCGTGTGCGGGCCAGATGGGATCGTAATTGGTGATTCCCTCGGTGTAGTGCCACATGCGGTCACTGTTGATGACGCGCCCACCAGCGGCCTCGGAGATGCCGATCATGCGTCCATCGACGTGGGCGGGCACCCCGCTGAGCAGTTGTTCGGGCACCCGGCCCATCCGCTCCGGCCAGTTCTTGCGGACCAGCTCGTGGTTACCGCCGATCCCACCGCTGGCCACGATCACGGCCGCCGCATGGAACTCGAAGTACCCCACTACATTTCGCGATGACGCCACACCACGGGCGGCCGACGACGGCTCCAGCACCGAGCCTCGCACGCCGGTCACCAGACCGTCGGACACGATCAGCTCGTCGACGCGGTGCCGGTGGGCGAATCGGACGCGCGCGTTGTTGCGCACGCGGCGCGCGAAAATCTCGACGAGCGCGGGTCCGGTCCCCCACGTGATGTGGAACCGCGGTACCGAATTGCCATGTCCGAGCGCGTCATACCCACCTCGCTCGGCCCAGCCGACCAAGGGGAAGGTCTGCAACCCGCGGGCCCGCAGCCAGCTGCGCTTCTCCCCCGCCGCGAAATCCACGTAGGCATGCGCCCATTCGCGGGGCCAGTGGTCTTCGGGCCGATCGAATCCCGCCGTGCCCAACCAGTCCTGCAGCGCGAGCGCTTCGCTGTCACGGATGCCGAGCCTGCGTTGTTCGGGGCTGTCGACGAAGAACAGTCCGCCGAACGACCAGAACGCCTGACCGCCGACGTTGGCCGCGTTCTCCTGGTCCACGATGAGCACGCGGTGTCCACGCTCGACGAGTTCGCAGGCGGCCACCAGTCCAGCCAGACCTGCTCCCACGACGATGACGTCGGCGTCTGCCATGAGAGGCAAGACTAGCGCGAGTCAGGCGGCGTCGGTCAGTACCGGATCGGCGTTCCAGTGGTAGACGGCAGGCACGCTGTTGTGCAGCAAAGCCAGGTCGATGGCGTCGAGCATGGCTTGACGCGGACCGGGCCTGCGCAGGTGACGCGCGGCCACCGCGACGCGCACAACGCCGTCGCGCCGGGCGGTGCGTTCAGCGGCCAGAACGAGTGTCCGGCACCACCACGGCTCGGTGAGGAAGCCCTCGCCGATACCGAGCACCCGGGCCCGCAGGGTGGTCTGGCGGACCAGGTCGGTGACTCCGCTGAGGCCGGCCAGCAACCGAAAGCCGTTGCGCGGTAATGCGGTCACGGTGCCTTGCGACACCGTCCAGCCCGGGGCGGCGAACAGCCTGGTACGTAGCCCGAGGTGCTCGAGCACCCGGTCGGCTCCCATGATCCGCAGATTGGCCTCGTGCGCGGGCAGGCTCGCGAACTCGCCGCGCCGCTTCTTGGTGGCGGCCTCGTCGTACCCGTGCAGGACCACGGCGTCGCCGGCGGCGCGGCGCGTGGTCAGCCATTCCACCGTCGGGGCGTCGCGGTCGAGGCGGTATCCGGCCTTGAGTCGTGGTGCGACCAGAAGCGAGGCCGGCACGCCCCGGCTGTCGAGTTCGGCGCAGAACGACTCGACGTCGGCCAGCGTGCGGTCGCTGATCTGTGAGATCGAGACGAAGAGTTGTCCGGTCACCCCATCAGTGTGACAACGTCACATGACGCAACGGTTTCCAACACTCTGCCGCGGAATGTCGATTCGGCTATCGCGGCAGGACAGCTTCGATGGCTGCCAGCACCTCGGGTGCATCGGGCGCGGTACGCGGTCGGAACCGGTTCACCACCACCCCACCGGGGGCGAGCAGGAACTTCTCGAAATTCCACTGGATGTCACCGGCCGCACCCTCGGCGTCGGCGGCCGTGGTCAGGGCGGCGTAGAGCGGGTGCCGGTCCGGCCCGTTGACGTCGGTCTTGGCCAGCAGCGGGAAGGTGACGCCGTAGGTGGTCGAGCAGAAGGTCTGGATCTCCTCGGCGGTGCCGGGCTCCTGCCCCATGAACTGGTTGCACGGCACGCCGACGACGGTCAGACCACGGTCGCCATAGTCCTGCGCGAGTTTCTCCAGCGCCGCGTACTGCGGGGTGAGACCGCATTTCGACGCCACGTTGACCACCAGTGCCGCGCCAGTTGCCAACGCGCCCAACGTGGTCGGGGTGCCGTCGAGGGTGGTCAGCGGTATTTGGTCGATGCTCACAGCTCGACGCTACCGCACCTAGGCGTCGAACAGGATCAGGCCCAATCTCTCGACGACGCCGACCGGGTCGGCGCCTGTGTCGATCGCATCGTTGAGCCAGAGCAACGAGAAGCCGTGCACCAGCGACCATGCCGCCAGCGCCGCCGCTTCGGGGTCGGCGTGGGCTTTGGCGTCGACGAGAGTGCCCACCCCGCTGTCGAGTTCGGCCCGCGCGGCCGCGGCCGCCACGACGAGTTCGGGATTGGTCTCGTCGTAGAGCGACTTGTCGAACATCACCGCGTAGTGGCCGGGATGGTCCAGCGCGAACCGGACATAGGCCTTGGCGGCGTCGATGAACTTGGGACGGGCGTCGGTCAGCGCCGCGGCCAGCAACTGGAAGCCTTCGGTGGCCAGCGCGGTGAACAGTCCGCGCCGATCGGTGAAGTGGTGCGCCGGTGCGGCATGCGATACCCCGGCCGCGCGTGCCAGTTCACGCAGCGAGACGCCGTCGGCCCCGCGCTGCGCCACCAGGGTCGCGGCGTGGGCCAGGATCACGGCCCTCAGACCCCCGTGGTGGTAGCTCATGCGACCATCCTAGTGCGCAATCTTGACATCGCCTAGATTGGCGGTACCGTGTCTAACTAGACAATGACAAGATTGGGGTTCGCGATGGCCGTGTTCCTGACGTTGGTTCTGGGCAGCGTGGCAGCCCGCGTCATCGGCTGGGCAGGGGTCGACTACGTCGACAGCTGGCCCCGCGCCGTCGCCGTCGGCCTCGCGACGATGTTCGTGATGACGGGCGTCGCCCACTTCGTCAATCCACTGCGCGCAGACATGATCGCGATCGTGCCGCCGCGGCTTCCCGCCCCGGCGCTGCTGGTGACCGTCACCGGTGTGCTCGAGCTGGCCGGTGCGCTCGGCCTGCTCTACCCGCCGACCCGGGTAGCCGCGGCGGTATGTCTCTTTCTGCTGATGCTCGCCATGTTTCCGGCCAACGTGTACGCCGCCCGGATGCCGAGCCCGCCGAAGTCGATGACCTCCCGGTTAGGTCTTCGGGCCGCTGAAGAGGCTGTCTACCTGGCCGCTGCCGTAGTTGTCGCGATCGGCGGCGGCCAGTAGCCAGGCGTACTGGAAGGCCGCCTCTTTCCAGCGTTCGTAGCGTCCACTGATACCGCCGTGACCGGCCACCATCTCGGTCTTCAGGAGCACCTTGTTGGCGTCGTTCGCCGGATCGGACTGGACATGCCGCAGCGCGGCAACCCATTTCGCCGGTTCGACGTAATACACCCGGGTGTCGTTGAGCGAGGTCATCGCCAGGATCGGCGGGTACTCCCTGGCCGCGACGTTCTCATACGGCGTGTAGGACTTCATGTAGGCGTAAACCTCGGGGTCCTCCAACGGATTTCCCCACTCGTCCCACTCGGTGACGGTCAGCGGCAACGACGGGTCGAGAATCGTGGTCAGCGCGTCGACGAACGGCACCTGGGCCAGAATGCCTGCGAACAGTTCCGGTGCCATGTTGGCGATCGCGCCCATCAGCAGCCCACCGGCGCTGCCCCCGAGGGCCACCAGGTTCTGCGACCGCGTCAGGTCGGTGTCGATGAGATGCCTTGCCACCGAAATGAAATCGGTGAAGGTGTTCATCTTCTCCAGCAGCTTGCCGTGCTCGTACCACGGCCGACCGAGCTCACCGCCGCCGCGCACGTGGGCGATCGCGAACACCATGCCCCGGTCCAGCAGTGACAGCCGGGCAATCGAAAACCGCGGATCCTCGCACGACTCGTAGGCACCGTAGCCGTACAGCAATGTGGGGGCGGGGAATTGCAGACCCGCCCGATGGATGATCGAGATCGGTACCCGCGCACCGTCGGGCGCCGTCGCCCAATCCCGGCGTTCCACATAGTCTTCCGGCCGGTAGCCGCCCAACACCGGCTGCTCGCGCAGCAGCGTCCGGTGCCCCGTCGCGAGATCCAGGTCGTAGACCCGGGCCGGGGTGACGAATGAGGTTGCGGCGATCCGCAGTTTGGGTGCAGACCAGTTGGGATTGCCACCCAGGCCCGCAGCGGTCAGCTCGGAGTCGAAAGTCAGTTCCTCGGCTGTGCCGTACCCGCCGTTGGCGTTCACGGGCCACAGCTGAATCTTCGGCAGCGCCTCGCTGCGGTAACTGATCACCAGGAATCCGTCGAAAGCGTCGACGGCGTCGAGACGCACATCGGCGCGGTGGGCGATCAGCGGATGAAAAGCGTTGGGGTCGTTGACAGGTGCATCGACGAGCGTGAAATTCTCGGCACCGTCGTTGTGCAGGATGAGGAAGCGGTCCTCACCTCCGATGACGGCATGCTCGACGGAGTACTCGACCAGATCCCGCCGCTCCCACACCGGGACGAACTGCGCTTGCGGATCGTTGGCATCGGCGTAACGGACCTCCGTGGTGACCGCGCTGCCCGCCGCGATGAACAGGTACTTGTTGCTGCGGCTGCGTCCGACGCCGACCCAGAACCGTTCGTCGGGTTCGTGGTACACCTTTTCGGCCGGTAGGCCCGCAGCGAGACGGTGCCGCCACACCGTGTCCGGGCGCCAGGCGTCGTCGACGGTGGTGTAGTAGATCGTCCTGCTGTCGGCTGCCCACGTCGCGCCCGAACCGATGCCGACGATCGTGTCGTCATACTCCTGCCCGGTGCGCAGGTCCCGAAATCGCAGGGTGTAGCGCTCATCGCCCTTGACGTCGACCGAATACGCCAACACATTGCC
It encodes the following:
- a CDS encoding DUF2334 domain-containing protein translates to MTGQLFVSISQISDRTLADVESFCAELDSRGVPASLLVAPRLKAGYRLDRDAPTVEWLTTRRAAGDAVVLHGYDEAATKKRRGEFASLPAHEANLRIMGADRVLEHLGLRTRLFAAPGWTVSQGTVTALPRNGFRLLAGLSGVTDLVRQTTLRARVLGIGEGFLTEPWWCRTLVLAAERTARRDGVVRVAVAARHLRRPGPRQAMLDAIDLALLHNSVPAVYHWNADPVLTDAA
- a CDS encoding S9 family peptidase, yielding MSEPVTPPIAKRGNHRREHHGDVFVDPYEWLRDKDDPEVIAHLEAENAFTTYATEYLEPLRQKIFDEIKARTKETDLSVPTRRGSWWYYARSFEGKQYGVHCRCPVTDPDDWTPPEFDEHTDVPGEQVLLDENVEADGHDYFALGAASVSLDGNVLAYSVDVKGDERYTLRFRDLRTGQEYDDTIVGIGSGATWAADSRTIYYTTVDDAWRPDTVWRHRLAAGLPAEKVYHEPDERFWVGVGRSRSNKYLFIAAGSAVTTEVRYADANDPQAQFVPVWERRDLVEYSVEHAVIGGEDRFLILHNDGAENFTLVDAPVNDPNAFHPLIAHRADVRLDAVDAFDGFLVISYRSEALPKIQLWPVNANGGYGTAEELTFDSELTAAGLGGNPNWSAPKLRIAATSFVTPARVYDLDLATGHRTLLREQPVLGGYRPEDYVERRDWATAPDGARVPISIIHRAGLQFPAPTLLYGYGAYESCEDPRFSIARLSLLDRGMVFAIAHVRGGGELGRPWYEHGKLLEKMNTFTDFISVARHLIDTDLTRSQNLVALGGSAGGLLMGAIANMAPELFAGILAQVPFVDALTTILDPSLPLTVTEWDEWGNPLEDPEVYAYMKSYTPYENVAAREYPPILAMTSLNDTRVYYVEPAKWVAALRHVQSDPANDANKVLLKTEMVAGHGGISGRYERWKEAAFQYAWLLAAADRDNYGSGQVDSLFSGPKT
- a CDS encoding DoxX family protein; this encodes MAVFLTLVLGSVAARVIGWAGVDYVDSWPRAVAVGLATMFVMTGVAHFVNPLRADMIAIVPPRLPAPALLVTVTGVLELAGALGLLYPPTRVAAAVCLFLLMLAMFPANVYAARMPSPPKSMTSRLGLRAAEEAVYLAAAVVVAIGGGQ
- a CDS encoding glutathione peroxidase → MSIDQIPLTTLDGTPTTLGALATGAALVVNVASKCGLTPQYAALEKLAQDYGDRGLTVVGVPCNQFMGQEPGTAEEIQTFCSTTYGVTFPLLAKTDVNGPDRHPLYAALTTAADAEGAAGDIQWNFEKFLLAPGGVVVNRFRPRTAPDAPEVLAAIEAVLPR
- a CDS encoding TetR/AcrR family transcriptional regulator, which produces MSYHHGGLRAVILAHAATLVAQRGADGVSLRELARAAGVSHAAPAHHFTDRRGLFTALATEGFQLLAAALTDARPKFIDAAKAYVRFALDHPGHYAVMFDKSLYDETNPELVVAAAAARAELDSGVGTLVDAKAHADPEAAALAAWSLVHGFSLLWLNDAIDTGADPVGVVERLGLILFDA
- a CDS encoding FAD-binding dehydrogenase, which encodes MADADVIVVGAGLAGLVAACELVERGHRVLIVDQENAANVGGQAFWSFGGLFFVDSPEQRRLGIRDSEALALQDWLGTAGFDRPEDHWPREWAHAYVDFAAGEKRSWLRARGLQTFPLVGWAERGGYDALGHGNSVPRFHITWGTGPALVEIFARRVRNNARVRFAHRHRVDELIVSDGLVTGVRGSVLEPSSAARGVASSRNVVGYFEFHAAAVIVASGGIGGNHELVRKNWPERMGRVPEQLLSGVPAHVDGRMIGISEAAGGRVINSDRMWHYTEGITNYDPIWPAHGIRILPGPSSLWLDANGRRLPVPLYPGFDTLGTLEHICRTGQDYTWFILNARIIAKEFALSGQEQNPDLTDRSVRDVLARVRRGAPAPVQAFVDRGVDFVSADTLRELVSAMNTVPDVIGLDYATVAAEVTARDREVANRYTKDGQITAIRAARGYLGDRLGRVVAPHRLTDPEAGPLIAVKLHILTRKSLGGLETDLDSRVLREDGTALPGLYAAGEAAGFGGGGVHGYRSLEGTFLGGCIFSGRAAGRGAAADIA